In Equus quagga isolate Etosha38 unplaced genomic scaffold, UCLA_HA_Equagga_1.0 73442_RagTag, whole genome shotgun sequence, the following proteins share a genomic window:
- the U2AF1 gene encoding splicing factor U2AF 35 kDa subunit, giving the protein MQEHYDEFFEEVFTEMEEKYGEVEEMNVCDNLGDHLVGNVYVKFRREEDAEKAVIDLNNRWFNGQPIHAELSPVTDFREACCRQYEMGECTRGGFCNFMHLKPISRELRRELYGRRRKKHRSRSRSRERRSRSRDRGRGGGGGGGGGGGGRERDRRRSRDRERSGRF; this is encoded by the exons ATGCAGGAACACTATGATGAGTTTTTCGAG GAGGTTTTTACAGAAATGGAGGAGAAGTACGGTGAAGTTGAGGAGATGAACGTCTGTGATAACCTTGGCGATCACCTCGTTGGGAATGTGTATGTCAAG TTTCGCCGTGAAGAAGATGCGGAAAAGGCTGTGATTGACTTGAACAACCGCTGGTTTAACGGACAGCCGATCCATGCGGAGCTCTCTCCCGTGACCGACTTCAGAGAAGCCTGCTGCCGCCAGTATGAGATGGG AGAGTGCACACGAGGAGGCTTCTGCAACTTCATGCACCTGAAGCCCATCTCGAGGGAGCTGCGGCGGGAGCTGTACGGGCGCCGGCGCAAGAA GCATAGATCGAGGTCCCGGTCTCGGGAGCGTCGCTCGCGGTCTCGGGACCGTGGTCGcggtggtggcggcggcggcggtggagGCGGTGGGGGACGGGAGCGTGACCGGAGGCGGTCGAGAGATCGTGAAAGATCTGGGCGATTCTGA